The Cucurbita pepo subsp. pepo cultivar mu-cu-16 chromosome LG08, ASM280686v2, whole genome shotgun sequence genome contains a region encoding:
- the LOC111800031 gene encoding pectinesterase-like, which yields MAYDGGGCKNNKAALVGLLSLFLVALVNGVSGAGEDHGSSNAAIKTLCEPTTYRETCEEVLVKSNVDSKDPRELVKAGFHFAIEQLKAAIANSPTLKQAATDPMAQKAVDACDELMDYAIDDLLTSFDKITDSFDVHKMNDYLENLRIWLSAALTYQETCLDGFENVPGDTGEKMKNLLKTSKEMTANGLVMVGEVTSLVSTLWEKLGLPPQTGRQLRTEESNEEFQEEEPSWVSDRRGLLEATGANIKANVVVAKDGSGKYKTITEALKEVPLKSNTTFVIHVKEGVYEEQVMVDKKMTYVMMIGDGPTKTKITASKNVADGTPTFKSATFAAIGSNFIGKDLWFDNSAGIYKGQAVALRVQSDMSIFYNCRMDGYQDTFYPQTKRQFYRDCTISGTVDFIFGNAAVVLQNCKILVRKPKPKQPCPITAQGRMESDEPTGIVLQNCIISSDPDYYPVRHTSKSYLGRPWKQYSRTVIMQCQIDDLIQPEGWLPWNGDFALNTLYYTEFENRGPGAAKENRVKWKGVKQITAKQAINFTPSLFIQGDDWIKKTGIPYTSALMKI from the exons ATGGCGTATGACGGCGGTGGATGCAAGAACAATAAGGCTGCCCTGGTTGGGTTGTTGTCTCTGTTTTTGGTTGCCTTGGTTAATGGTGTAAGTGGCGCAGGAGAGGACCATGGCTCCTCTAATGCTGCCATTAAGACTCTATGTGAGCCCACTACTTACCGTGAAACTTGCGAAGAAGTCCTGGTGAAGTCCAATGTTGACTCAAAAGACCCACGTGAGTTGGTCAAGGCAGGGTTCCATTTTGCTATTGAACAGCTCAAAGCAGCCATTGCAAATTCCCCCACTTTGAAACAAGCAGCCACTGACCCCATGGCGCAAAAAGCAGTTGATGCTTGCGACGAGCTCATGGATTATGCAATTGATGATCTTTTAACTTCGTTTGATAAAATCACCGATAGTTTTGATGTACACAAAATGAATGATTATCTTGAGAACCTTAGGATTTGGTTGAGCGCTGCATTGACATATCAAGAAACTTGTTTGGATGGTTTCGAGAATGTTCCTGGCGATACTGGTgaaaagatgaagaatttgTTGAAGACGTCAAAAGAAATGACCGCCAATGGGCTTGTGATGGTGGGTGAGGTTACATCCCTTGTGAGCACTTTGTGGGAGAAGTTGGGACTGCCGCCACAAACGGGGCGACAACTTCGAACAGAGGAATCCAATGAAGAATTCCAAGAGGAAGAGCCATCTTGGGTGAGCGACAGGCGAGGGCTACTCGAGGCCACTGGAGCTAACATCAAGGCGAATGTGGTGGTGGCTAAAGACGGAAGTGGAAAGTATAAGACAATAACTGAAGCCCTTAAAGAGGTACCATTGAAGAGCAATACAACCTTTGTGATTCATGTGAAGGAAGGAGTTTATGAAGAGCAAGTGATGGTGGACAAAAAAATGACCTATGTCATGATGATTGGAGACGGCCCGACTAAGACCAAGATCACAGCTAGCAAGAATGTCGCTGATGGAACACCCACATTCAAAAGTGCTACCTTTG CGGCGATCGGATCCAACTTCATCGGAAAAGACTTGTGGTTCGATAACTCAGCTGGAATTTACAAAGGCCAGGCCGTGGCACTCCGAGTTCAATCCGACATGTCAATCTTCTACAATTGTAGAATGGACGGCTATCAAGATACTTTCTACCCCCAAACCAAACGTCAATTCTACCGAGATTGCACAATCTCCGGTACCGTTGATTTCATCTTTGGCAATGCTGCTGTCGTGTTACAGAACTGTAAGATCTTAGTGAGGAAGCCAAAGCCGAAACAACCATGCCCTATCACTGCCCAAGGTCGAATGGAGAGTGATGAGCCCACTGGTATCGTCCTCCAAAATTGCATCATCTCTTCCGACCCTGACTACTACCCCGTTCGCCATACCAGTAAGTCCTACCTTGGTCGTCCATGGAAGCAGTATTCAAGAACCGTCATCATGCAATGCCAAATCGACGACTTGATCCAGCCTGAAGGTTGGCTTCCATGGAATGGTGATTTTGCTCTCAATACTTTGTATTACACAGAGTTTGAGAATAGAGGACCTGGTGcagcaaaagaaaatagagttaagTGGAAGGGAGTTAAACAGATCACAGCAAAACAGGCCATCAATTTCACCCCTTCGTTGTTTATTCAGGGTGATGATTGGATCAAGAAGACCGGAATACCGTACACTAGTGCCCTGATGAAAATCTAA